Proteins co-encoded in one Deltaproteobacteria bacterium genomic window:
- a CDS encoding carbon-nitrogen hydrolase family protein translates to MARNAKKKVCVAQINYDADSVQLHLGKIETIIKEHRSSDLIVFPELILHGHPSLEKPEGFLYRRMKTVHKSISQDLYELVKDLDARVIIGESKRWGERFYNLATYVDKNTVQSYVKTHVHWTEHFVPGKELKVFDTPFGKIGITICFDAAFSEVWRVLALKGADVVVNLSAVPKEFPVDYVWRRLSGAAIFNEVFVIYANRPGPFFSGHSGILSPRGETVGKAGRKETILEAEIDLAEIDKWREQEPIFPYRRPLLYREVVDRHRAERVITESQIREAQTVNAKGKGRKKVARIGGAR, encoded by the coding sequence ATGGCTCGAAATGCAAAAAAAAAGGTATGTGTCGCACAGATAAACTATGATGCCGATAGTGTTCAATTGCATCTTGGAAAGATCGAAACCATTATCAAGGAACACAGATCGAGCGACCTCATTGTTTTTCCTGAATTGATCCTGCACGGACATCCCTCCTTGGAAAAACCTGAAGGTTTTTTGTACAGGAGAATGAAGACAGTCCACAAGTCTATCTCCCAAGATCTTTATGAACTTGTAAAGGATCTTGATGCCAGAGTCATTATTGGTGAGTCAAAAAGGTGGGGAGAACGGTTCTACAACTTGGCAACGTACGTCGACAAAAATACAGTCCAAAGTTATGTAAAAACCCATGTCCATTGGACAGAACATTTTGTGCCTGGCAAAGAGCTGAAGGTATTTGACACCCCTTTTGGGAAAATCGGGATTACGATTTGTTTTGATGCTGCCTTTTCAGAAGTCTGGAGAGTATTGGCACTTAAGGGCGCTGACGTGGTTGTGAACCTTTCTGCCGTCCCGAAGGAGTTCCCCGTAGACTATGTCTGGCGACGCCTGTCAGGGGCAGCCATCTTTAATGAGGTTTTTGTGATCTATGCCAATCGCCCTGGCCCTTTTTTCTCAGGTCACAGCGGGATACTTAGCCCTCGAGGAGAGACCGTCGGCAAGGCAGGTCGAAAAGAGACAATTCTTGAAGCAGAAATAGACTTGGCAGAGATTGATAAATGGCGAGAACAAGAACCGATTTTTCCCTATAGGCGCCCTCTACTCTACCGCGAGGTTGTAGACCGCCACAGGGCTGAGCGTGTGATCACGGAGAGCCAGATTCGAGAAGCCCAAACCGTCAACGCCAAAGGAAAGGGCCGGAAGAAAGTCGCAAGAATTGGAGGGGCCAGATGA
- a CDS encoding SH3 domain-containing protein, whose amino-acid sequence MKKILVCITLPVMLCVGTANAKRLSVVAHRANVRSGPGTGRQILWTVGKYYPVDTIKKSGNWYRIRDFEGDIGWIHRSLLNKTPAVVVKSALVNVRKGPGTNFRVLFQAEKGTSFVLLRRKGKWFKVRHADGDTGWIHRNLVWGR is encoded by the coding sequence ATGAAAAAAATTCTCGTCTGCATCACGTTGCCAGTCATGTTGTGCGTTGGCACGGCGAACGCTAAGCGGTTAAGCGTTGTCGCGCACAGGGCCAATGTGCGCTCGGGGCCTGGGACAGGTCGCCAAATATTGTGGACTGTCGGAAAGTACTATCCAGTTGACACTATAAAAAAGTCTGGAAACTGGTACAGAATTCGTGATTTTGAGGGGGATATAGGGTGGATTCACCGATCGTTGCTCAATAAAACGCCTGCCGTTGTTGTCAAAAGCGCCCTGGTGAATGTTCGAAAAGGGCCGGGCACCAACTTCCGGGTTCTGTTTCAGGCCGAAAAGGGGACCAGCTTCGTGCTCTTGAGAAGGAAAGGAAAATGGTTCAAGGTCCGACATGCAGACGGTGACACGGGATGGATACATAGGAACTTGGTGTGGGGACGTTAG
- a CDS encoding sigma-54-dependent Fis family transcriptional regulator, whose amino-acid sequence MANVLIIDDNKVFCGMLRAVAKRMEHEVTCTHIVKEGLMATCSGSFDVVFLSARMPDGQGLDVLPEILQTPSCPEVILISDSGSPDEAELAIKSGAWDYINRPSSEQGIALPLVRALQYREKKVPVEPSVSLKKETFEGIVGSSPQTKACLEVVAQAAHSDASLLIMGETGTGKELFAWAIHNNSARAGKNFVVVDCAALPETLVESTLFGHERGAFTGADKVRDGLIKQADGGTLFLDEVGELPFSVQKTFLRVLEEQRFRPVGGGREIESDFRLITASNRDLDDMARRKLFRKDLLFRLRSFMIELPPLRERAEDIEAIARHHAAQLCQDYGLEKKGFSPEFFEVLLSEYNWPGNVRELVNALERAIVSARYEPMLFPRHLPTDIRAKMARTSIADDNLGTRKTSENVYSKEILPGLQELRDAAIVEVEQDYLRKLMVLTKGNMKDASRISGLSRSRLYELIKKHHVSTSS is encoded by the coding sequence ATGGCAAATGTTCTGATCATTGATGACAACAAGGTATTTTGTGGCATGCTGCGCGCTGTGGCAAAGAGGATGGAACATGAAGTGACTTGTACTCACATCGTTAAAGAAGGGCTGATGGCGACCTGCTCCGGAAGTTTTGATGTGGTGTTTCTCAGCGCCCGGATGCCTGACGGCCAAGGGTTGGATGTGTTGCCAGAGATTCTGCAAACGCCCTCTTGCCCTGAAGTCATTCTTATCAGTGATTCCGGTAGTCCTGATGAAGCCGAACTGGCGATCAAAAGCGGCGCATGGGACTACATTAACCGGCCGTCCTCGGAACAGGGGATTGCCCTGCCGCTCGTTCGTGCCCTCCAATACCGCGAAAAAAAAGTACCTGTAGAGCCTTCAGTCAGTCTAAAGAAGGAGACTTTCGAGGGCATCGTAGGAAGCAGCCCGCAGACAAAGGCTTGCTTGGAGGTTGTAGCTCAGGCTGCTCATAGTGACGCCAGTCTACTGATAATGGGTGAAACCGGTACCGGCAAAGAACTCTTTGCATGGGCCATTCACAACAACAGTGCCCGCGCTGGCAAGAATTTTGTGGTGGTTGACTGCGCTGCGCTGCCTGAAACCCTTGTGGAGAGCACGCTTTTCGGACACGAGCGGGGCGCATTTACAGGAGCGGATAAAGTTCGGGACGGCCTAATCAAGCAAGCTGACGGGGGGACACTATTTCTGGATGAGGTGGGTGAACTTCCTTTTTCAGTTCAAAAAACCTTCCTCCGGGTCCTTGAAGAACAGCGTTTTCGCCCTGTAGGTGGCGGGCGAGAAATAGAAAGCGATTTCAGGCTGATCACGGCATCCAACCGGGATCTTGACGATATGGCACGTCGCAAGCTGTTTCGGAAGGATCTCCTCTTTCGCCTCCGGTCTTTCATGATTGAATTGCCTCCACTGAGGGAGCGTGCCGAAGATATTGAAGCTATAGCAAGGCATCATGCAGCCCAATTGTGTCAAGATTATGGCTTAGAGAAAAAGGGGTTTTCTCCTGAATTCTTTGAAGTACTGCTTTCTGAATACAACTGGCCCGGAAACGTCCGAGAACTGGTCAATGCCCTGGAGAGGGCCATTGTTTCAGCGCGATATGAACCCATGCTTTTCCCAAGGCACCTTCCGACCGACATTCGCGCAAAGATGGCCCGGACCTCCATCGCTGATGACAATCTTGGAACACGCAAAACAAGCGAAAATGTTTATTCCAAGGAAATCCTTCCAGGATTGCAGGAGTTGCGAGATGCGGCCATTGTCGAAGTGGAACAAGACTATCTAAGAAAACTAATGGTGTTAACTAAAGGTAACATGAAAGATGCCTCCCGAATATCCGGCCTATCTCGATCCCGCCTGTATGAGCTTATCAAAAAGCATCACGTCTCCACGTCAAGTTAA
- a CDS encoding asparagine synthetase B, giving the protein MCTICGHFVQNGKIASTDVYDMLMKMAHRGPDTHGICLDGKLVRANNIEELKEDLLNESHIALGHSRLRIVGNEKPTQPYISCDGKLILIHNGEIYNYQKLRGLLYQSHDIKTSSDSEVIVHLLEETYRGDLLDAMRKVIGLLDGMYAIAVTDGKSVMVARDPIGKKPLYYIQNANTTYFASEKKALWNGQDQPVRLDPGDILCINPSATEVHEGFHLQFPQIDIVDFREAVRLYKKTLITAVKKRLTGLTESRIGVIFSGGIDSVLISKLLQREGKNIVCYCTGIEESGDIQAARSVAENLGLELKTTIIDEVMVENILPEIIQNVEESGLLQVEVAIPMYLAARLAGKDDIRVMFTGQAADELFAGYPWYNDVLAEFGYLRLHEKLWEDLTFLYTDTLEREDKLTMAHSIELRAPYLDRDVIQTAMRISPRLKLEGKKDSLRKRVHRQAAVELGVPPYLAFRAKDPAQSGSGIHAIIERIAKGHVQKIDSALVDENIKRDKGSLYRYGDDDYGDDAPRSYLEKIGESVQSKYIPPFLAN; this is encoded by the coding sequence ATGTGCACTATATGTGGACACTTCGTCCAAAACGGCAAGATAGCCTCAACCGACGTCTACGACATGTTAATGAAGATGGCGCATAGAGGGCCGGATACGCATGGTATTTGTCTGGATGGAAAGCTAGTAAGGGCAAACAATATCGAGGAATTGAAAGAGGATCTTTTAAATGAAAGCCACATTGCTTTGGGGCATTCAAGGCTCAGAATTGTGGGCAACGAAAAACCTACCCAGCCTTACATTTCTTGTGATGGAAAACTGATATTGATTCATAATGGAGAGATATATAATTATCAAAAATTGAGGGGCCTGCTTTATCAGTCCCATGACATAAAGACGAGTAGCGACAGTGAGGTAATCGTGCACCTCTTGGAAGAGACATATCGAGGTGACCTCTTAGATGCCATGAGAAAGGTTATAGGGCTTCTTGACGGTATGTATGCCATCGCCGTCACGGATGGCAAATCCGTTATGGTGGCAAGGGACCCCATAGGCAAGAAACCTCTTTATTACATCCAGAATGCAAATACCACGTACTTTGCTTCAGAGAAAAAGGCGCTCTGGAATGGTCAAGACCAGCCGGTGAGATTGGATCCTGGAGATATCCTGTGCATAAATCCTTCGGCAACGGAGGTGCACGAAGGGTTTCATTTGCAATTCCCCCAAATCGATATCGTCGATTTTCGCGAAGCAGTGCGACTATACAAAAAAACCTTGATCACGGCCGTCAAGAAAAGACTCACCGGGCTTACCGAATCCCGTATCGGTGTCATATTTTCCGGAGGCATAGATTCTGTGCTTATTTCAAAGCTCTTACAACGCGAGGGCAAAAATATTGTCTGCTACTGCACCGGCATTGAGGAGTCCGGCGATATTCAGGCCGCACGTTCTGTTGCGGAAAATCTGGGGCTTGAACTAAAGACAACTATCATTGATGAAGTCATGGTTGAAAATATTCTGCCTGAAATCATCCAAAACGTGGAAGAAAGTGGTCTCCTCCAGGTCGAGGTGGCCATTCCCATGTATCTGGCCGCCAGGTTGGCGGGAAAGGATGATATCAGGGTCATGTTTACAGGGCAGGCAGCGGATGAACTCTTTGCGGGCTATCCATGGTACAACGACGTGCTTGCTGAATTCGGATACCTGAGGCTCCATGAGAAGCTTTGGGAGGATCTGACTTTCTTGTATACCGATACCCTTGAAAGAGAGGATAAGCTTACCATGGCTCATTCGATAGAGCTCAGAGCCCCGTATCTCGATAGAGATGTGATCCAGACCGCCATGCGGATATCTCCAAGGCTGAAGCTCGAAGGGAAAAAAGACAGTCTTCGCAAAAGGGTCCACCGACAAGCAGCCGTTGAATTGGGCGTGCCCCCCTATCTTGCGTTCCGGGCCAAAGACCCTGCACAATCCGGCTCGGGAATCCACGCAATCATTGAAAGGATTGCCAAGGGTCATGTCCAAAAAATTGACTCCGCTCTCGTAGATGAAAATATCAAAAGAGACAAGGGGAGCCTATACCGTTATGGAGATGATGATTATGGCGATGATGCCCCTCGTTCTTACTTAGAGAAAATCGGGGAAAGTGTTCAGAGCAAATACATTCCTCCGTTTCTGGCTAATTAG
- a CDS encoding ABC transporter ATP-binding protein → MASLTLKNISKRFGDVKALSRVNLHVEDGEFCVLLGPSGCGKSTLLQIVAGLTAQDEGSVFLDGEPVDRLTPRQRDMAMVFQTYALYPHMTVSQNLGFGLRMRDVPKSTTRQKVLETAQLLGIEHLLDRKPRQLSGGQRQRVAMGRALVRRPRLFLLDEPLSNLDAQLRINVRLEIKRLHARIRTTIVYVTHDQVEAMTLGDKVVVMREGRIHQMDRPETIYDRPADTFVATFIGSPVMNLFKGKLTWQEGGFRFRNGDFSLDLRHLPAPPGEHVVEVGIRPEDIVVGQGSGTVLRAEVEMLSNVGADKYIHARAGGTSITIRAPKEATCQPGEIVPLVIDPERLHIFYEGRRI, encoded by the coding sequence GTGGCATCATTGACTCTAAAAAATATTAGCAAGCGTTTTGGCGATGTGAAGGCCCTATCCCGAGTGAACCTCCACGTAGAAGATGGCGAGTTTTGCGTCCTGCTCGGCCCCTCAGGCTGCGGCAAAAGCACACTACTTCAGATTGTCGCAGGTCTGACAGCCCAAGACGAGGGTTCCGTTTTTTTGGACGGCGAACCAGTGGACCGACTCACTCCGCGGCAGAGGGACATGGCCATGGTCTTTCAAACCTATGCCCTCTATCCCCATATGACTGTATCTCAAAATCTCGGTTTTGGACTTCGCATGCGTGACGTTCCGAAATCCACCACACGCCAAAAGGTATTGGAAACAGCGCAGCTCCTGGGGATTGAGCATCTTTTGGACCGCAAACCCAGGCAACTCTCAGGGGGACAACGCCAACGGGTAGCCATGGGAAGGGCTTTGGTGCGGCGGCCCAGGCTCTTTCTCCTGGACGAGCCTCTAAGCAATTTGGATGCCCAGCTTCGGATCAACGTCCGCCTGGAAATCAAAAGACTCCATGCCCGGATCCGGACTACTATCGTCTACGTCACCCACGACCAGGTAGAAGCCATGACCCTGGGCGACAAGGTCGTGGTCATGCGAGAGGGACGAATCCACCAGATGGACCGGCCCGAAACTATCTATGACCGCCCAGCAGATACCTTTGTTGCAACTTTTATTGGGTCTCCTGTAATGAATCTCTTCAAGGGAAAACTTACCTGGCAAGAAGGGGGCTTCAGGTTTCGAAATGGGGACTTCTCACTCGATCTCAGGCATCTTCCAGCGCCTCCGGGAGAACATGTCGTGGAAGTGGGTATCCGTCCTGAGGACATCGTTGTTGGCCAAGGGTCTGGGACGGTGCTCCGCGCCGAGGTGGAAATGCTCAGCAATGTGGGCGCTGATAAATACATCCATGCTCGGGCGGGCGGGACTTCCATAACTATTAGAGCACCCAAGGAGGCTACCTGCCAACCAGGCGAGATTGTCCCCCTGGTTATTGATCCTGAAAGGCTACATATCTTTTACGAGGGCCGTCGTATCTGA
- a CDS encoding carbohydrate ABC transporter permease — MRRGWLKKTGFLVGVFLAAAFSLAPFLLFISLAFKTQAQVTAIPPQLWPAFSLDFFRSAIARYGIMGYLVNSTIVAGSTTVVTITLGTLAGYALARLPRRLAQFALMGILACAMFPQIAIAGPIWRFLQLTGWLNTYQGLVLPYVALTLPLSVWILALFFREMPEELEDAALVDGCTRLGALIRVILPLSAPGLFTASILSFIYAWNEFFLALLIVTDPAKQTMPVGIALFQGEHTVPWGEIAAASFITTAPLVAMVLLFQRRIVTGLSAGAIKG, encoded by the coding sequence ATGAGAAGAGGCTGGTTGAAAAAGACCGGATTTCTTGTGGGCGTTTTTTTGGCCGCAGCCTTTTCGTTGGCTCCTTTTTTGTTGTTCATTTCATTGGCCTTCAAGACCCAGGCACAGGTGACCGCGATTCCGCCACAGCTTTGGCCGGCCTTTTCCCTAGACTTCTTTCGCTCTGCGATTGCTCGTTATGGTATTATGGGCTATCTGGTAAATTCGACTATCGTGGCGGGCTCTACTACCGTGGTAACGATTACCCTGGGAACACTGGCCGGTTATGCCCTGGCTCGACTACCTCGCCGGTTGGCACAATTTGCTCTCATGGGGATTCTTGCGTGTGCCATGTTTCCACAGATCGCCATTGCAGGACCCATCTGGCGCTTCCTGCAACTGACGGGATGGCTCAACACGTACCAGGGGCTTGTGCTTCCCTATGTGGCCCTCACGCTGCCGCTGTCCGTCTGGATCTTAGCCCTCTTTTTCCGTGAGATGCCCGAAGAGCTGGAGGACGCAGCCCTGGTGGATGGATGCACGAGGCTTGGAGCCCTTATCAGAGTCATATTACCCCTGTCAGCTCCCGGGCTGTTTACCGCCTCCATCCTGAGCTTTATCTATGCGTGGAATGAGTTTTTTCTTGCCCTTTTGATCGTCACCGACCCGGCGAAACAAACCATGCCCGTGGGAATTGCCCTCTTCCAGGGAGAACATACGGTGCCGTGGGGGGAGATTGCTGCGGCTTCCTTCATCACCACCGCGCCCCTGGTCGCAATGGTCCTGCTCTTCCAGCGGCGTATCGTCACCGGGCTATCGGCCGGCGCCATTAAAGGATAA
- a CDS encoding ABC transporter substrate-binding protein — protein sequence MKTIRLLITLFVVFLSAQLKAEEPRTIVFLTWKPNQPEVWERLIRHFHQQHPKIRVQIQVGPHSSTEYHAIVTQRLKNKDDSVDVFFMDVIWPPEFASAGWAMELTSKFTIKEQKKFLHAPIAANTYMGQIYGVPCYLGCGLFYYRKDFLDKYDFKPPRSWTEMLTQGQAILKGEADPGLHIYSAQFKQYEGLVCNMLEFIWSHGGIVLDSQKGRGLLTKPFAIRAIAFVRDQIIGKAAPRGAINYEEPESLELFIQGKAVFHRNWPYAWAVANDPNKSRVAGKIGVGALPAFPGHSSASTLGGWQFGISRWSKYPEEAWQFVQFMTSYESQKALALEAGLAPTRTLVYRDAEIRKKMPHLNAFLPAFERARPRPLSPVYPMISQELQRFFSQAIVGSPSDFSGLADATSARIEKVVRLGAMIRP from the coding sequence ATGAAAACGATTCGCCTGTTGATCACTCTGTTTGTAGTCTTTCTCAGTGCGCAATTAAAAGCTGAAGAACCGCGGACGATCGTCTTCCTCACGTGGAAACCGAATCAACCTGAAGTCTGGGAACGTTTAATTCGACATTTTCATCAACAACATCCCAAAATTCGTGTCCAGATTCAAGTTGGCCCTCACTCATCCACCGAATATCACGCCATCGTGACCCAGCGCCTCAAGAACAAGGACGACTCTGTGGACGTCTTTTTCATGGACGTCATCTGGCCCCCGGAATTTGCCAGTGCTGGCTGGGCCATGGAGCTTACGTCCAAGTTCACGATCAAAGAGCAAAAGAAGTTCCTGCACGCACCCATCGCCGCAAACACCTATATGGGCCAAATCTATGGGGTTCCGTGCTATCTGGGATGCGGCCTTTTCTATTACCGGAAAGATTTCTTGGACAAATACGATTTCAAACCTCCACGGTCGTGGACGGAGATGCTGACCCAGGGACAGGCAATTCTTAAAGGGGAGGCCGATCCGGGCCTCCACATTTACTCGGCCCAGTTCAAGCAATATGAGGGGCTGGTCTGCAACATGTTGGAATTTATCTGGTCACACGGAGGAATTGTGCTCGACTCTCAAAAAGGCCGGGGCCTTCTGACCAAGCCCTTTGCAATAAGAGCGATTGCTTTTGTGCGTGACCAGATTATAGGAAAGGCCGCGCCCAGAGGCGCCATCAACTACGAGGAACCCGAATCGCTGGAACTATTCATCCAGGGGAAAGCAGTATTCCATCGCAACTGGCCATACGCCTGGGCGGTGGCCAACGATCCCAACAAATCAAGGGTCGCCGGGAAAATCGGCGTGGGGGCACTGCCAGCCTTCCCAGGCCACAGTTCCGCTTCAACCCTGGGAGGATGGCAGTTTGGCATCAGCCGATGGTCCAAATACCCGGAAGAGGCATGGCAATTTGTTCAATTCATGACCTCATACGAAAGTCAGAAGGCGCTTGCTTTGGAGGCAGGTTTGGCTCCAACCCGGACACTGGTCTACCGTGATGCCGAGATTCGGAAAAAGATGCCCCACTTGAATGCCTTTCTGCCGGCTTTTGAAAGGGCAAGACCCCGGCCCCTTTCCCCTGTTTACCCCATGATCAGCCAGGAACTTCAGCGATTTTTCAGCCAGGCCATAGTGGGAAGCCCATCCGATTTTTCAGGATTAGCCGATGCGACATCCGCAAGGATCGAAAAGGTTGTCCGATTGGGGGCCATGATACGCCCATGA
- a CDS encoding sugar ABC transporter permease translates to MTRRDRNLYLALLAPAALVLLLLIAVPIGQSMILSFHRIIIGLPQLKTPFVGLENYQELLRDPVARHSFWITAIFVGTTTFCELVIGLVLALLIHHRFPGRGTLRACVLIPWAIPTVVSAQMWRFLFNDAYGMINYAVFGAETTHYIPWLALPPTALLAIIVADIWKTSSFAALLLLAGLQVIPEDLYQAARVDGAGTWRCFWHITWPLIRPALLVALLFRTIDAFRVFDLAFVMTQGGPADATNVLQLYGYKKMFVEGWMGYGSAISVCIFVIVLILAVIYVRMVGRRFLEASL, encoded by the coding sequence ATGACACGGAGGGACCGAAACCTCTACCTGGCTCTCCTTGCTCCGGCGGCCTTGGTGCTCCTTTTGCTCATCGCAGTCCCTATTGGCCAGTCAATGATCCTGAGCTTCCATCGGATCATTATCGGCCTGCCACAGCTCAAGACCCCTTTCGTGGGTTTAGAGAACTATCAAGAGCTGCTCAGGGATCCGGTTGCCCGCCATTCCTTTTGGATCACGGCCATCTTTGTTGGCACAACGACATTCTGTGAACTCGTGATCGGCCTTGTTCTGGCCCTTTTGATCCACCATCGTTTTCCCGGCCGTGGGACGCTCCGGGCCTGTGTGTTGATCCCCTGGGCCATCCCGACAGTGGTCTCCGCCCAGATGTGGCGCTTCTTATTCAACGACGCATATGGCATGATCAATTATGCGGTCTTCGGGGCCGAGACAACCCATTATATCCCGTGGTTGGCCCTGCCTCCTACTGCTCTTTTAGCCATTATTGTCGCAGATATCTGGAAGACGTCATCCTTTGCGGCTTTGCTGCTCCTGGCCGGTCTCCAGGTGATCCCGGAAGATCTCTATCAAGCGGCCAGGGTGGACGGGGCAGGGACATGGAGGTGCTTTTGGCACATCACGTGGCCCCTCATACGGCCCGCGTTGCTCGTGGCCCTATTGTTCCGGACAATCGATGCCTTCCGGGTCTTTGATCTGGCTTTTGTAATGACCCAGGGAGGGCCGGCAGATGCCACCAACGTGTTGCAGCTTTACGGGTATAAGAAGATGTTTGTGGAGGGATGGATGGGGTACGGTTCGGCCATATCCGTGTGTATCTTCGTCATTGTGTTGATTCTTGCCGTCATCTATGTGCGAATGGTAGGTCGTCGGTTCCTGGAGGCGAGCCTATGA
- a CDS encoding BON domain-containing protein, producing MYLTIRTSTTKTAAGKLLAILLYVAMLFCSVSSSVLAGEMDDSDITWAVWNVMEDIQDVNTHHINVCTDDGVVELSGRVNSFVAKERAGEIARSIKGVRSVENRITVVHGVDPSGNKAYEESKKANRKKGMIHDVRNPDRR from the coding sequence ATGTACCTAACAATCAGAACCTCAACAACAAAAACAGCGGCGGGCAAACTTTTAGCAATATTATTGTATGTGGCCATGCTCTTTTGTTCTGTTTCCTCATCTGTTCTTGCGGGAGAGATGGATGACTCTGATATTACGTGGGCCGTTTGGAACGTGATGGAAGATATACAGGACGTGAACACGCATCATATTAACGTATGCACAGATGATGGAGTGGTTGAACTCTCAGGTAGGGTAAACAGCTTCGTTGCCAAGGAGCGTGCCGGAGAAATTGCAAGGTCCATCAAGGGGGTACGTTCCGTAGAGAATAGGATTACCGTGGTTCATGGCGTAGATCCTTCGGGCAATAAAGCGTACGAGGAATCCAAGAAGGCAAATAGGAAGAAAGGGATGATACACGATGTCAGGAATCCTGATCGTAGATGA
- a CDS encoding response regulator, whose translation MSGILIVDDQPCIQQLLSEVLSDEGYRVATAGDVESSKAHLRCSRPDLVLLDLYLDGPEGFFLFHHIKREAPRLPVIIFTAYDSYREDPRLSEADGYVIKSFNFAELKDKIAQVLSVEPAQSRAERDTDIQEFGVGGVF comes from the coding sequence ATGTCAGGAATCCTGATCGTAGATGACCAACCATGCATCCAACAACTCCTTTCGGAGGTTCTGAGTGATGAGGGGTACCGTGTTGCGACTGCAGGCGATGTCGAATCTTCTAAGGCACACCTTAGATGTTCACGACCAGATTTGGTACTTCTTGATCTGTATCTTGACGGACCGGAAGGATTTTTTCTTTTTCATCACATCAAGCGGGAAGCCCCCCGACTGCCTGTCATCATCTTCACTGCTTATGACAGTTATAGAGAAGACCCCCGCCTTTCTGAGGCCGATGGCTACGTGATCAAAAGTTTTAATTTCGCTGAACTTAAAGACAAAATAGCTCAGGTGCTTTCTGTGGAACCTGCCCAGTCTAGAGCAGAACGAGATACGGATATTCAGGAATTTGGTGTGGGAGGTGTGTTCTGA